A window of Roseovarius sp. THAF27 contains these coding sequences:
- a CDS encoding NAD(P)/FAD-dependent oxidoreductase encodes MTLDRRTFLGTTAAAATVLAAPNVLAQGAGKPRVVVIGGGAGGATAARYIAKDSDGAIDVTLVEPTRTYFTCFFSNLYLGGFKEISDIGHTYGTIAASGVNVIHDWAVDVDRDAKTVTLAGGATLPYDKLILSPGIDFVDGAVEGWDISAQNAMPHAYKAGSQSELLRAQLEAMPEGGTFAMVAPPNPYRCPPGPYERISMVAHFMKENNPTAKIIVADPKPKFSKMSLFQEGWNKHYPGMVDWIGEEFGGGNVSVDTANMTVTIDGEETSVDVCNVIPAQKAGRIADMAGVTDGNWAPVNAADMSTKADADVYVLGDAAAQGDMPKSGFAANSQAKVCANAVRGALTGSKVFPAKFSNTCWSLIATDDGVKVGATYEATEEKIAKVDGFISETGEDSALRKATYEESEGWYTGITTDMFG; translated from the coding sequence ATGACACTCGACAGACGGACTTTCCTCGGAACGACAGCCGCGGCCGCGACAGTGCTCGCGGCGCCGAACGTGCTGGCGCAGGGCGCGGGCAAGCCGCGCGTCGTCGTGATCGGCGGCGGCGCGGGCGGCGCCACGGCGGCGCGCTACATCGCCAAGGACAGCGACGGCGCCATCGACGTCACGCTGGTCGAACCGACGCGCACCTACTTCACCTGCTTCTTCTCCAACCTCTATCTGGGTGGCTTCAAGGAGATCAGCGATATCGGCCACACCTATGGCACCATCGCCGCCAGCGGCGTGAACGTGATCCACGACTGGGCCGTCGATGTCGACCGCGACGCCAAGACCGTGACGCTCGCCGGTGGCGCGACGCTGCCTTACGACAAGCTGATCCTCAGCCCCGGCATCGACTTCGTCGACGGCGCTGTCGAAGGCTGGGACATCAGCGCCCAGAACGCCATGCCCCATGCCTACAAGGCCGGCTCGCAATCCGAACTCCTGCGCGCCCAGCTCGAGGCGATGCCAGAGGGCGGGACGTTTGCCATGGTGGCCCCTCCGAACCCCTACCGCTGCCCCCCGGGCCCCTACGAGCGCATCTCGATGGTCGCGCATTTCATGAAGGAGAACAACCCGACCGCCAAGATCATCGTGGCGGACCCCAAGCCCAAATTCTCCAAGATGTCGCTCTTCCAGGAAGGCTGGAACAAGCATTATCCCGGCATGGTCGACTGGATCGGCGAGGAGTTCGGCGGCGGCAACGTCTCGGTTGACACGGCGAACATGACCGTCACCATCGACGGCGAGGAAACCAGCGTCGACGTCTGCAACGTCATCCCCGCGCAAAAAGCGGGCCGCATCGCCGACATGGCGGGCGTGACCGATGGCAACTGGGCGCCGGTGAATGCCGCCGACATGTCCACCAAGGCCGATGCGGATGTCTACGTGCTGGGCGACGCCGCGGCACAGGGCGACATGCCGAAATCGGGCTTCGCCGCCAACAGCCAGGCCAAGGTCTGCGCCAATGCCGTGCGCGGCGCGTTGACCGGGTCCAAGGTGTTCCCGGCCAAGTTCTCGAATACCTGCTGGTCGCTCATCGCCACCGATGACGGCGTCAAAGTTGGTGCGACCTACGAGGCAACCGAAGAGAAAATCGCCAAGGTCGACGGCTTCATCAGCGAAACCGGCGAGGATTCCGCCCTGCGCAAGGCGACCTACGAAGAGTCCGAAGGCTGGTACACCGGCATCACCACCGACATGTTCGGCTAA
- a CDS encoding DUF302 domain-containing protein has protein sequence MKPVILTAALAFATAAHAEAPITTAYEGSFDDAAFAVETAIVGQGLVIDYVSHVGEMLNRTGEDVGSDVLIFKEADIFIFCSAVVSREVMEADPMNLAHCPYGIFVAEDPEGAVTIGYRDYPDGPMEKVEALLAEIVKEATEN, from the coding sequence ATGAAACCCGTGATTCTGACGGCTGCCCTGGCCTTTGCCACCGCCGCCCACGCCGAAGCCCCGATCACCACGGCCTACGAGGGTTCCTTCGATGACGCGGCCTTTGCCGTGGAGACCGCGATAGTGGGGCAGGGGCTGGTGATCGACTATGTCAGCCACGTGGGCGAAATGCTCAACCGCACGGGCGAGGACGTCGGCAGCGATGTCTTGATCTTCAAGGAAGCGGACATTTTTATCTTCTGCTCGGCCGTCGTGTCGCGCGAGGTTATGGAGGCCGACCCGATGAACCTTGCGCACTGCCCCTACGGCATCTTCGTGGCCGAGGATCCCGAGGGTGCCGTGACGATAGGCTACCGCGACTACCCTGATGGTCCGATGGAAAAGGTCGAGGCACTGCTGGCCGAGATCGTGAAAGAGGCGACAGAGAACTGA
- the hemA gene encoding 5-aminolevulinate synthase produces MNYQEFFRSELDGLRAEGNYREFAELQRRRGQFPQANCYNGPETVTVWCSNDYLGMGQHPVVLEAMHDALDTTGAGAGGTRNISGTTHAHVQLEAELADLHGKDSALLFTSGYVSNWAALGTLASRIPGLVVLSDALNHASMIEGIRHSRAQKVIWKHNDLADLEAKLAALPANAPKMIAFESVYSMDGDIAPIKEICDLADKYGAMTYLDEVHAVGLYGPRGGGIAEREGLMDRLTVIEGTLGKAFGVMGGYIAASTELCDFVRSFASGFIFTTALPPCVAAGAAAAVRHLKNSSEERSQQQARVAEVRARLDAIGLPHIENPSHIIPVMVGDPVKCKYISDVLMRDHGIYIQPINYPTVPKGTERLRITPSPVHSAEDVERLIGALEKLWAQCQLARLPIAAQ; encoded by the coding sequence ATGAACTACCAGGAATTTTTCCGCTCCGAACTCGACGGGTTGCGGGCCGAAGGCAACTATCGCGAATTCGCCGAACTGCAGCGGCGGCGCGGCCAGTTTCCGCAGGCGAATTGCTATAACGGCCCCGAAACGGTGACTGTCTGGTGTTCGAACGATTATCTGGGCATGGGCCAGCACCCGGTCGTGCTCGAGGCCATGCACGATGCCCTCGACACCACCGGCGCCGGGGCAGGGGGCACGCGCAACATTTCCGGTACCACCCACGCCCATGTGCAGCTCGAGGCCGAACTGGCCGATCTGCATGGCAAGGACAGCGCGCTCCTCTTCACCTCCGGCTACGTCTCGAACTGGGCCGCGCTGGGCACATTGGCGTCGCGCATTCCGGGGCTGGTGGTCTTGTCCGACGCGCTCAACCACGCCTCGATGATCGAAGGCATCCGTCACAGTCGCGCCCAGAAAGTGATCTGGAAACACAACGACCTCGCCGATCTCGAGGCCAAGCTGGCGGCCCTTCCTGCCAACGCGCCCAAGATGATCGCCTTCGAGAGCGTCTACTCGATGGACGGCGACATCGCCCCGATCAAGGAGATCTGCGATCTGGCGGACAAATACGGCGCCATGACCTATCTCGACGAGGTGCACGCCGTCGGCCTGTATGGTCCGCGCGGCGGTGGTATCGCCGAGCGCGAGGGACTAATGGACCGCCTGACCGTGATCGAGGGCACGCTGGGCAAGGCGTTCGGCGTCATGGGCGGCTATATCGCCGCCTCGACCGAGCTGTGCGATTTCGTCCGCTCCTTCGCCTCGGGTTTCATCTTCACCACCGCCCTGCCGCCCTGCGTTGCAGCCGGCGCCGCCGCCGCTGTGCGCCACCTGAAGAACAGCAGCGAGGAGCGCAGCCAGCAACAGGCCCGCGTGGCCGAAGTGCGTGCCCGGCTCGACGCCATCGGCCTGCCGCATATCGAGAACCCCAGCCACATCATCCCGGTGATGGTGGGCGATCCGGTCAAGTGCAAATACATCTCGGACGTCCTGATGCGCGACCACGGGATCTACATTCAGCCGATCAACTATCCGACCGTGCCCAAGGGCACCGAACGGCTGCGCATCACGCCCTCTCCGGTTCACTCCGCCGAGGATGTCGAGCGGCTGATCGGCGCCCTCGAAAAGCTCTGGGCGCAGTGCCAGCTTGCCCGGCTGCCCATCGCGGCCCAGTGA
- a CDS encoding YeeE/YedE family protein — protein MLLDSLPFDLPAQSLHLLLGALLGLAFGVAAQISRFCLRRAVAGENGVDRSALSVWLVALAVAIGGMALAGVMGWVELGDHRYLSSSVPVAAIALGGLAFGIGMVLTRGCMSRLTVLAGTGNLRAVSVIALFAIVAHATLKGVLAPLRTSLGAIQYDFGIGSLASIPGVAPAVALGLLAVAVLLAHRSGARVLHLVMGAVIGLVVVAGWAGTSVLLLDDFDPLPVQSMAFTLPWTDTLFYAIASTAVPAGFGVGVIGGVIVGSFLSAAARGELALQSFGSPVQTLRYSAGAVLMGFGGVLAGGCTIGAGLSGGANLSIAALLALGFIVLGAVVARGVLAPRGVAVPAE, from the coding sequence ATGCTGCTCGACTCCCTGCCGTTCGACCTGCCCGCGCAATCCCTGCATCTTCTGCTTGGCGCGCTCTTGGGCCTTGCCTTCGGTGTTGCCGCCCAGATCTCGCGCTTTTGTCTGCGGCGTGCCGTGGCGGGTGAAAACGGCGTGGACCGCTCGGCGCTCTCGGTCTGGCTGGTCGCGCTTGCCGTGGCCATCGGCGGCATGGCCCTGGCCGGGGTCATGGGCTGGGTCGAGCTTGGCGACCACCGCTACCTCTCCAGCAGCGTGCCGGTCGCAGCGATCGCCCTGGGCGGGCTCGCTTTCGGCATCGGCATGGTGCTCACACGCGGCTGCATGTCCCGCCTGACCGTGCTTGCCGGCACGGGCAACCTGCGCGCGGTCAGCGTCATTGCGCTTTTCGCCATCGTCGCCCACGCAACGCTCAAGGGCGTTCTGGCCCCTCTGCGCACTTCCCTCGGTGCGATCCAGTATGACTTCGGCATCGGCAGCCTCGCGTCTATTCCCGGCGTGGCGCCCGCCGTGGCACTGGGGTTGCTGGCCGTCGCAGTCCTGCTCGCGCACCGCTCCGGCGCCCGCGTCCTGCACCTTGTCATGGGCGCGGTGATCGGCCTCGTGGTCGTCGCGGGCTGGGCCGGAACCTCGGTGCTGCTGCTGGATGATTTCGACCCGCTGCCCGTCCAGTCGATGGCCTTCACCCTGCCATGGACCGACACACTGTTCTACGCCATCGCCTCCACCGCCGTGCCCGCGGGCTTCGGCGTCGGTGTGATCGGCGGGGTCATCGTCGGCAGCTTCCTCAGCGCCGCCGCGCGCGGCGAACTGGCCCTGCAAAGCTTCGGGTCCCCCGTGCAAACGCTGCGCTACAGCGCGGGCGCGGTGCTGATGGGCTTCGGCGGCGTGCTGGCCGGTGGCTGCACCATCGGCGCGGGCCTCAGCGGCGGCGCGAACCTCAGCATCGCCGCCCTGCTGGCGCTCGGATTCATCGTGCTTGGCGCGGTTGTGGCCCGCGGCGTCCTCGCGCCGCGCGGTGTCGCCGTTCCTGCCGAGTAA
- a CDS encoding MBL fold metallo-hydrolase, which yields MRVLTACLVALGTAPALADENIPDQYPGSPLYSKPVEVIPHVWSAIGATAPPTYENTGHNNNLSFIVTGDGVVVVNGGAAYVLAEALHDEIKRITDQPVKLVINENGQGHAMLGNAYWAEQGVPILAHVDAAEEFEEYGAQILRRMEEYNRDKAEGTVLAGPTETFEDKKIIELGDFRIEVLHLGPAHSPGDISVWLPEQGLVIAGDMAFHERMLPIFDDTITKDWLETWETAFEPLEATYVIPGHGHPTNMAQVRRYTRDYLIYLREKVGAHLEEGGSLADAYYVDQTPYKHLHTYEELATKNAGRVFEQMEFE from the coding sequence ATGCGCGTCCTGACAGCCTGTCTTGTCGCCCTCGGCACGGCCCCCGCGCTGGCCGATGAAAACATACCCGATCAGTATCCCGGCTCGCCGCTTTATTCCAAGCCGGTCGAGGTGATCCCGCATGTCTGGTCGGCCATCGGTGCCACCGCGCCGCCGACCTATGAAAACACCGGGCATAACAACAACCTGAGCTTCATCGTCACCGGCGATGGCGTTGTCGTGGTGAATGGCGGGGCCGCCTATGTGTTGGCCGAGGCCCTGCACGACGAGATCAAGCGCATCACCGATCAGCCGGTGAAGCTGGTGATCAACGAGAACGGCCAGGGCCACGCGATGCTGGGCAATGCCTATTGGGCCGAACAGGGCGTACCGATCCTGGCGCATGTGGATGCCGCCGAGGAGTTCGAGGAATACGGCGCCCAGATCCTGCGGCGGATGGAGGAGTATAACCGCGACAAGGCCGAGGGCACGGTGCTGGCCGGGCCCACCGAGACGTTCGAGGACAAGAAGATCATCGAGTTGGGCGATTTCCGGATCGAGGTCTTGCACCTGGGGCCGGCGCACAGCCCCGGCGATATCTCGGTCTGGTTGCCCGAGCAGGGCCTGGTGATCGCGGGCGACATGGCGTTTCACGAACGGATGCTGCCGATCTTCGACGATACGATCACGAAGGACTGGCTGGAAACATGGGAGACCGCGTTCGAGCCGCTGGAGGCGACGTATGTGATCCCCGGCCACGGGCACCCGACCAACATGGCGCAGGTGCGGCGATACACGCGTGACTACCTGATTTACCTGCGGGAAAAGGTGGGCGCCCATCTGGAGGAAGGCGGCAGCTTGGCCGATGCCTACTACGTCGACCAGACGCCATACAAACATCTGCATACATATGAGGAACTGGCAACCAAGAATGCGGGCCGGGTCTTTGAGCAGATGGAGTTCGAGTAG
- a CDS encoding MBL fold metallo-hydrolase — protein sequence MRLTRRHLMATGAALPLAAALPRWSLADMSLGDATVTTVSDGHLVLPGDFLFEPMPQEELQKVLEATGQSRDELRPECNLTLYRDGTNTVLFDAGAGSNFMPSAGELPASLEAAGLAPEDITHVVFTHAHPDHIWGVLDDFGDPLFSNAVYMMGRTEWDYWWDPETVNTIDEARAAFAVGAKNRMEAIEDVVEFFDDGQEVLPGIAAVSTPGHTPGHMSFELRRGSEAAMVIGDAIVNHHVAFARPDWPSGSDQDPDLAVATRKTLFDRLTADDMTLIGFHLPGGGVGRAETSGTGYRFVGKDA from the coding sequence ATGCGACTGACCCGACGCCACCTGATGGCGACCGGCGCCGCCCTGCCCCTGGCGGCAGCACTGCCGCGCTGGAGCCTGGCGGACATGTCCCTTGGCGATGCGACGGTCACGACCGTCAGCGACGGCCACCTCGTGCTGCCGGGCGACTTCCTGTTCGAGCCGATGCCGCAGGAGGAATTGCAGAAAGTCCTGGAGGCCACCGGCCAGAGCCGCGACGAGCTGCGCCCCGAATGCAACCTGACGCTTTACCGCGACGGCACCAACACCGTGCTGTTTGATGCCGGCGCCGGGTCGAACTTCATGCCCAGCGCGGGCGAGTTGCCAGCGAGCCTGGAGGCTGCGGGCCTTGCCCCGGAGGATATCACCCACGTGGTGTTCACCCACGCGCATCCCGATCACATCTGGGGCGTTCTGGACGATTTCGGAGATCCGCTGTTCTCCAACGCCGTCTACATGATGGGCCGCACCGAGTGGGATTACTGGTGGGACCCCGAGACCGTGAACACCATCGACGAGGCGCGCGCCGCCTTCGCCGTGGGCGCCAAGAACCGGATGGAGGCGATCGAGGACGTCGTCGAGTTCTTCGATGACGGACAGGAAGTCTTGCCCGGTATCGCGGCGGTCTCGACCCCCGGTCACACACCGGGCCATATGAGTTTCGAACTGCGTCGCGGCAGCGAGGCGGCAATGGTCATCGGCGACGCGATCGTTAACCACCACGTCGCCTTCGCCCGGCCCGACTGGCCCAGCGGATCGGACCAGGACCCGGACTTGGCCGTGGCGACCCGCAAGACGCTGTTCGACCGGCTGACCGCCGACGACATGACCCTGATCGGGTTCCACCTGCCGGGCGGCGGCGTGGGCCGGGCGGAAACATCCGGGACCGGCTATCGTTTCGTCGGAAAGGATGCGTGA
- a CDS encoding thioredoxin family protein, translating to MAANTPPVCDFHWPAPDFDLPGTDGLRYTLHDVSGPRGTLIMFICNHCPYVLAVLDRIKRDARELQARGIGVAAICSNDAEAYPDDSFENMVRMAEKEDLPFPYLHDEDQSAARAYHAACTPDFFGFDAKGGLQYRGRLDASRMSPAPEDAPRELFEAMKQVADTGEGPRDQVASVGCSIKWKPAA from the coding sequence ATGGCCGCGAACACCCCGCCCGTATGTGACTTCCACTGGCCTGCGCCGGATTTCGATCTGCCCGGGACGGACGGATTGCGTTACACGCTGCATGACGTGTCCGGCCCGCGCGGCACGCTGATCATGTTCATCTGCAACCATTGTCCCTATGTCCTGGCGGTGCTGGACCGGATCAAGCGGGACGCCAGGGAGTTGCAGGCGCGCGGCATCGGCGTGGCCGCCATATGCTCCAACGATGCCGAAGCCTATCCCGACGACAGCTTCGAGAACATGGTCAGGATGGCAGAGAAAGAAGACCTGCCCTTCCCCTATTTGCATGACGAGGATCAGTCGGCGGCGCGGGCGTATCACGCCGCCTGCACGCCGGACTTCTTCGGGTTCGATGCCAAGGGCGGGCTGCAATATCGCGGTCGGCTGGATGCGTCGCGCATGTCGCCCGCGCCCGAGGACGCGCCACGGGAACTTTTCGAGGCGATGAAACAGGTCGCGGACACCGGCGAAGGCCCGCGCGACCAGGTCGCATCGGTCGGCTGTTCGATCAAGTGGAAACCGGCCGCCTGA
- a CDS encoding response regulator — translation MASVSPIPTETMVAQALPVPGLHGARRGDCFDVLILDDDPFDQKRLTRSLESTGLPVNAVTAASINEFSAALDADSFDVVLIDYLLPDSDGLAAQRMVQNHPKNFAAAVVMMSNRMRTDVAIESIKQGSLDCLDKVELDTDRLRELMMASVKFLAETSRHWIGELLAKQRVMIAQDVAKLVRDEMEFGRLIDTIDKRILDMLAARGLTQPDRWDADGMNDPDPPFVFR, via the coding sequence ATGGCCTCTGTTTCTCCGATCCCGACCGAGACAATGGTCGCTCAGGCGCTTCCCGTGCCCGGCTTGCACGGCGCCCGGCGCGGCGATTGTTTCGATGTTCTGATTCTGGACGACGACCCGTTCGACCAGAAACGGCTGACGCGCTCGCTGGAATCGACGGGCCTGCCCGTCAACGCCGTCACCGCGGCCTCGATCAACGAGTTTTCCGCGGCGCTGGATGCGGACAGTTTCGATGTTGTCCTGATCGACTATCTTCTGCCGGACAGCGATGGCCTGGCGGCGCAGAGGATGGTGCAGAATCACCCGAAGAATTTCGCGGCGGCCGTGGTGATGATGTCGAACCGGATGCGCACCGATGTGGCGATCGAGTCGATCAAGCAGGGATCGCTGGATTGCCTGGACAAGGTCGAGCTCGATACCGACAGGCTGCGCGAGCTGATGATGGCGTCGGTCAAGTTTCTGGCCGAGACCTCGCGCCACTGGATCGGCGAATTGCTGGCGAAGCAACGGGTGATGATCGCGCAGGACGTGGCGAAACTCGTTCGCGACGAAATGGAGTTCGGACGCCTGATCGACACGATCGACAAGCGCATTCTCGACATGCTCGCGGCGCGCGGGCTGACCCAGCCGGACCGCTGGGATGCCGATGGCATGAACGATCCCGACCCGCCCTTCGTCTTTCGCTGA